The sequence below is a genomic window from Glycine max cultivar Williams 82 chromosome 20, Glycine_max_v4.0, whole genome shotgun sequence.
gaatataataaaattttaagataaataaaattcatatttaaatatataagaatcaattattttatcaaccattattaatttttattttagaaaaacataTAACCCAATAACTtatactaatttataattttttattattttattacttcaaattttaaataatattaaaatataaaattagtttaactATTGAACCTTGAATAATTGTGTTTAGTGATTCAATCATGGATCCAATTTTAAGAATATTGATATGTTTGATGTGtttcaaagagttatatatattttttctcattgCAATTtagcattttcttttttgtttttttttcattgtatttTGCTTAAATATGATAATCACTGTTAGGGAATGATacgaagaaggagaaagagggGGTGCCAATGGTAAGGCCCAACAGAAAGAGTGCAAGGCCAGAACACCTCAAAGACTACTTGTAACGGCTAAAGCTGACCTGACAATCTTGTCCCTTGCTTGCTTGCCAATTCCATAGTGCAGAATCCATTCTGTTATGAGCATATCCTGCAAATTCCAAATTTTGTTATTGTAATAAGCTATATATACAGCTTCCATGTAATAAGGCAAGGGATATGAATGAAATTAGCAATTACCTTTCCTTCTCTTCTCCTTATTTCCCTCTAGAGGCACTGGTTCCTCGAAAACCAGATTATCTTGACTCACTGCCACCCATATAAATTAGACTCACTGGTTCCTTGAAAACATTTGAGGTGGTTTGGCAGGTGTTGTGGGTTGCAGTGGTTTGGTCTGGGATGACAACCATGGGCTCTCAACGAAAGCACCAAATGCAAGGGTTGCAGTGGTTTGGTCTGGGATGACAGCCATGGGCTCTCAACGAAAGCACCAAATGTGAGTTGCAGTGAGTCAAGATAATCTGGTTTTCGAGGAACCAGTGCCTCTAGAGGGAAAtaaagagaagagaaggaaagGTAATTGTTAATTTCATTCATATCCCTTGCCTTATTACATGTAAGTTGTATATATAGCTTATTACAATAACAAAATTTGGAATTTGCAGGATATGCTCATAACAGAATGGATTCTGCACTATGAAATTGGCAGACAAGCACGGGACAAGATTGTCAGGTCAGCTCTAGCCATTACAAGTAGTTTTTGAGGTGTTCTGGccttgtgctctttctattgGGCCTTGCCATTAGCAccccctctttttccttctccgTATCATTCCGATTATCATATTTAAGCAAAGTATaatgacaaaaaacaaaaaaaaaaatgttaaattacaatgagaaaaaatatatatataactctttgaaaCACATCAAACATATCAATATTCTTAAAATTGGATCCATGATTGAATCACTAAACACAATTATTCAAGGTTCAATagttaaactaattttatattttaatattatttaaaatttgaagtaataaaataataaaaaattataaattagtataAGTTATTGGGTTAtatgtttttctaaaataaaaattaataatggttgataaaataattgattcttatatatttaaatatgaattttatttatcttaaaattttattatattcaattaaaaaaatggaaaaatgatTCAAATTGGTTCTTTACATTAGCATTGCTTTTCATCAAATTTGGATCGACTTGATCGATTTCTTACTAGTTCCAGTCgattttgatgatgctccaATTATTTGGAATCAATAGGCTAGTTACCAAACCAATGGAGAAATGATCAtctaatggttttttttttctttctaatttatcaaataggataaattttaaataaattcccAGGCCGATAATAAGTTCTAGGGTATTCTATCACTTCTAATTTTAAAGtcgtaaattattttatgatttttatttcttttttttttattgaagttgtaaatttttttacaattttttaattttttaaaatacgactttgaagttataaataattttatttaaattaatatttttatatattatttcatttaatattttttatatttttgtatattttttatttaatatatgattttgcatattgtttttttagttttatctaatattttttatattattttatttaatatattttatataaataaagcattaataaaataagagttGTGATTATATGACTTTAAAGTGGAACTCGTTGGATtgtattacaattaaaaaaaagtctttaacattaggaaaaaatattaaataaaaaatatataaaaatataaaatattaaataaaactaaaactaaaaatattaatttaattaaaattatttatgattttaaagttataaataatttactacttcaaaattgtattttaaaaaaataataattaagaagtcgtaaatttttttacaatgactttagtaaaaaaagttataaaataaattataactttaaACTTAGAAGTCATAAATATCTCAAGTCTTATTCCTTCCTGAGTATATTATCTtgtataaaaaacaataaaagtaaataagcATTTTAAtgagagaaatttaaaataaagaatgaaagtaaatatatatatatatgtatgtgtgtttgtgtgtgtttttatatataagaaagacATACTAATACAGATGAGGAGTATAATATAGTATAATGTTGAGTCTGTGACTTGTGAgttttgatttaaataacaGGTGGGGatatttcttcttcctctcactCTCCATATAACATTTCACATTGGCAACCTTTCTCATTGATTCCATTGAACAGAGTGTGAACAGGAAGAGATAGATAGAGAGGCAAAAACAAACATGTAATGCAAATGCAAATGCAACAATAATCCCCTTTCCTTCCCTTCCCTTCCCGACAAAACCCTATAGGAGTACACTACATTACACACTATCTATCAACTGTGGAAATTCAATTAGGAATGCCGTTTCTGAATATTCCATAAACCCACACCCACTTTCTGTTTCTGCCCCCTTCCCTACCAATTTtccctatttattttttcttcttctttctattATTATGAGACTTTCCATTCTGCAACCCCACCCCCACCCCCACCGGATAAAGCGCTGGCCCCGCATCGACGCGTCGTCCTTCCACCGCCGCAAGGACAAGGTGGTGGTGATCATGGGCGCCACCGGCTCTGGCAAGTCCCGTCTCTCCATCGACCTTGCAACCCTCTTCCCCTCCTCCGAAATCATCAACTCCGACAAAATGCAAGTCTATCGCGGCCTCGACATCACCACCAACAAGATCCCCCCCGCCCAGCGCCGCGGCGTCCCCCACCAACTCCTCGGAGACGTCGACACCGAACACCACGGCGAGNNNNNNNNNNNNNNNNNNNNNNNNNNNNNNNNNNNNNNNNNNNNNNNNNNNNNNNNNNNNNNNNNNNNNNNNNNNNNNNNNNNNNNNNNNNNNNNNNNNNNNNNNNNNNNNNNNNNNNNNNNNNNNNNNNNNNNNNNNNNNNNNNNNNNNNNNNNNNNNNNNNNNNNNNNNNNNNNNNNNNNNNNNNNNNNNNNNNNNNNNNNNNNNNNNNNNNNNNNNNNNNNNNNNNNNNNNNNNNNNNNNNNNNNNNNNNNNNNNNNNNNNNNNNNNNNNNNNNNNNNNNNNNNNNNNNNNNNNNNNNNNNNNNNNNNNNNNNNNNNNNNNNNNNNNNNNNNNNNNNNNNNNNNNNNNNNNNNNNNNNNNNNNNNNNNNNNNNNNNNNNNNNNNNNNNNNNNNNNNNNNNNNNNNNNNNNNNNNNNNNNNNNNNNNNNNNNNNNNNNNNNNNNNNNNNNNNNNNNNNNNNNNNNNNNNNNNNNNNNNNNNNNNNNNNNNNNNNNNNNNNNNNNNNNNNNNNNNNNNNNNNNNNNNNNNNNNNNNNCGTCTTATCGCATATTTAAGGGACCGAGTCGACGACATGCTTAACTCGGGGATGGTCGACGAGTTGGCTCAGTTCTTCGACCAAGACGCCGCGCGTCGAACCGGGTTCGGTCTCAGAAAGGCAATTGGGGTTCCCGAGTTCGACcggttttttaataaatacccGCCCTCGATGGGCCAGGGCGATGATCCTCTGCGGGAGAGTGCGTACCAGGAGGCGGTGCGGGCGATTAAGGACAACACGTGCGAGTTGGCGGAGCGTCAGATAGGGAAGATCGAACGGTTGAAGCGCGCCGGCTGGGACCTACGGAGGATAGACGCGACGGAGGCGTTTCGGGGGGTGCTGACGTCAGGCTCCGATGTATGGGAGAGACAGGTGTTGGAACCAAGCGTGAAGATTGTGAAACGCTTCTTGAGGGAGTAGGTCTTCCAGCTATATCCAGCTAGCTACTACTCCTACTCATactctctcattttttattatttctttttcttttcttcttctttctgtttattttatccgacaaaaaaaaagagagagagagagagacgaaAAATTGAGTGTGGTGTGAGGGGAACaagaaaatatacaaaatgGGAATGGAAAGTTCCAATTTGGATCACCTCACCCACTGGGTAAGTTTGTGCTATCGGAGGAATGAATACGAGTGACCAAAATTTGGGGTTTTGAAGTAGCTAGCGACAATGAGGTTGTTAAGGTTTGCCACGTGTGAGATTCCACAATTTTTCTCCAGGCTGATTTGGCAAGAgtaatgtaaacaaaaaaaaaaaagagtggaaacTAGTATAGAAATTGTTCACAAATTTTGGTAGTAGtagggttttttattttttaattggaggCGGAAATTGTGAAACAGTTTCATGTATGCAATGGATGTATGTGTATGTCTCTCCCACTCTCTTTGTGTCTCTGAGTCACATGATGGGTGTGGACGATGAAATGATGAGCAAATTAATCGCGTAGGAAAGTTTCCAACGGCAAGCAAATACTAGTAGCTAGCAACAACACATTTATATGTATATGGATGACATGGGTGGGTACAAAACGGAATGAGACTAAATTCTCTCCAACCCCATTACATCCTATCGCTCTTCAATTAACTAAAAGACAACCAttcactttttttctctctctctctcctccttTTCTTTCCTTGTAGTAGTATTCTTTTTTATGTGTGTTTTGGTTACCAAAAGGAAAGGGATGGGGCATTCCGGACTGTGAATTTGTCTTGGCTTCGGAAGAAATTCTGCTTGCTTGACATCAATATCAATATATGGCATTTTGTTGTAGGATgttgtttattattaatttttattcattcattctgTCTTCAGTCAGAATGCATTTATGTTAACCAAAAATCCCCCCCGCCCCCCCATATATGGAAAAAGATTTTTGGACAATCAAAATTAGTTGACATgttgagaaagaaagaaaagaagtgtAAGTATCATAGGTAATATGATTTGACAAGAGagagataaagagaaaattaagtGTTTAGAATTTATTATTGTAAATCAGCACTCTATATATGTTTACATTCAGCGCGCGAGTGACGAAATCTGAGCATGAAGAGATGGGATGTGAAAGATTCTCAATtctgtttggtttggttgtacATATGCCTCTCGTTTCTATGGTTGATTTGTGAGGTTTAACTCGAGGATTGCACcgttaagtattttttttggtcATTATTTAATCAAACTTAGAATTTCATCTTTCTATTTTCTCAATAAGAATTGTCTCTGAATAAAATACCATacctaagttttttattttccataaaCGTAACATATTAATGCTTAGAATTTCATGTGCTTACCCCTTTTTTTTCCATACtgcatattattttcttaagaaaTAGTAATTTTGTACGAACACAACGTTTACATGTCAGTATAATTGACCAAAAGTTTaagatgttttaaaataattattttaatattaattttttaaactttaattggttgtatttgtaaatatttactATACGTAAAAGTTATTCTTGAACGCTTTGTTTTGACTTCCAAGCGGTTTTTCAATTGGGACAGAATCCTAATAATCTACTCCTAAATACCCAACTATTGTTTTTTAAGTGACAAGCTTAGAGAATCCTAATAAACTAATCCTAAATACccaactcttgaattgtttgtGAAAGTGAGATCTAGACTATCTATCTAATATTTGTtcttaaaggaaaaatataatgctctctccttttttatgttttttatgtgtgTCGAGATGTCTCAAGTTAATTAGGAATATAaccaaaatattttacattgattaaGAATAACATAAAAGATCtagataatcttttttttttcttgacctTCCTATTATTGATTCTTTAACTTGTGTCATTATGACCACTcatttcaatttaataatttcacAATACACAGCACATCATAATAATATATGGATTAAATTAAGAACAACGTGttatacaacaaaaattaagttACATTTAATATGTtctcattgtaaattttttatacgaTCAAAATAAGTAACAAATTAAATACTTCTTGTTTATGAGCTACTAGAAAAGAGGGGAACTAAGATAAAGTCTGTGTCTTCTCGAAGTCTCATCCGTCGAGTTTGTAGGCATTAAGAATATAGAATGACAACCGCGTCACTTCATAGTTACGATATGAAGTCTGTATTATCACCTGAAATATGGTTCATGATCATGAATTGTTAATTTCGAGCTCCCCAAGATATTATTCATTTACAAGCTGGGTAGTTGCACTACAACGTTAAacatatgtattttgtaaacaaCACAACAATCATCATAAACTTCTAAGTAATCTTTTTCTTGGTAGATATCCAGCTTTAAGTTCTTTTatgcaaaattctaaaaataaaacatatattaagatattatttacaaccattttgtgattttaaaaattgaatctttttaactattgtttaattttttttataaaatagtgttattttctatataaaaacgttaaatacattttttaataaatattttgtattttgataACTTGCATTGCATATAAGAAATTAGTGGTCACCCGCTTTCTCATTCAATACATCCACAAGTAATTTTTTACATTgcagaaatattttaaaattagataaagttcaaaacataagttacaagaaaaattatataaaataaaaatataaaaaattaatggtaAAATCATGAGACTtaacaaagaataaaaataatatatgtatttaatttcaaaaaataaagatttcgTATTATTATACTactataacataatttttttaaaaaaaaatctattattatattttattcctttttaactCATGATTTTaccattaaatttttatatttttattttacataaattatcttttaacttgtatttttgaactttatctaattttaaaacttgtctgaaaagtaataatatttgacaaaaaaaaatgacaaacatGAAATGGTTGATATAAGAGAAGTCACTTACCGCTTTGAGAAAGAGTAGACAGAGACAAAATCCTTACTCTTAAGAAGCAAGttcaaatttaatatactaAGGACTAACACGTTTCTATacgaataattttaattttaagtggtaaactaaaatatatagaagataaaaatatcattactaAACAACAATGAAATCGTATAtcttaagaaagaagaaagtataTTGAGATATGTCTTTGTTATCGATAATGAGAATCTATTTTACTagccaaaaataaatatagaagataatatttttaaaattgagaaagaaactatgaaaataaaatatttgaacatgcctattaatttaatatgatgtgttaaaatttgaaattcaaatctaaATCTAATtgtgattaaatatatttaagaattagCACTTTAGAGGAATAAaatatagaagataaaatatgagATCGATAtttgacattaaaaaaaaaaaactaacttacTAAGACAATAAATTAAGTCTTTTAGGCTTTGTTTAGAATGATGGAGAGAAATAATATTAGAAAGAAATTTTGTACTTCTTTTTTAGGATTTACACCTTTTatcctttaattaaaaaaaaaaatcttctatttTCAATCGTCTAAACTAAATACACCCATAGTTCACAAGTGAgtactcaattattttaatacataaGAGTTGatatatagaaagaaaaaaaaaagagttctaCAATCAGTATCCTTACGTaaggaaataataaatagaaaaattttataaataaaaaatatgataagagttcattaatattttttttatatttaatttcttaatcagtACACGTTGATTAACCAAATGTTGTTTAGTGTGAATAGTTCGGTATAGATATGTATATACTCTTGTCCCTTAGCCAAAATATTGGGACCAAATTTTCTTTGAACATGAAGTCACAATATTGTAGAGTACGTACTTTACTTATTAGAAGTCGACTTGGTGCGAAGGAAGGTTGGCCAAGTCTGCATGTCTCGAcatggtttaaaaaaaaacataagaagaAAGTTATATATGCTTACTACCAATGCCAATCAATATTAGGTTACATTACTTCTAGCTAGGTGGATGGGTAAAAGTCGAATGTGAATTACACTTTGATGAAAGATAAAAGTTCCAGCATTAAATGCCAATTTTTATGTCATGTACTcagaaagaaattaatttaacacCATTAATGAGTGTAAGGAAGCCAAAGTATGAGGTTCTCTTTACTTGATGTTCTACAATCCAACAGGAAGTATGTGCTGACCTTCTCTTCACGTTGTCCTTTTTTATGTTACTGATTTATGATCACTTATTGtccttgaaatagttttctttcaCTTGAGAGGGAACCAGAGGGGAGTGTGTATATAGCTACGAAGAAAAAGGCTAGGCATAGGTATAGTGTTAATTATCAGTGCAATGGAGTTGTCAGCTGGTTAATTCTAGGGGGTAAGGGCCAAATTCTTAGACTCAGAAGTTCAGAATTTTTTGCAAACAGGTGTAGGGAATTAAATTCTGCATAATGTACAAGTCCAAGAATGAGACAATTGGTGCTATCATCTTGTCCTAAGCCACGCCCCACCCCCGAGAACTACGAACTTCATGTACTTTGTCAGTGTGGGGGGGCCAAGTTCTATGCTCTTTCTCTTTTGGTCTTGCTCCTAAACCAATATCTATGCCATGAATGTGTAAGGGGCCCCCTGCATGTTAAGGTGAAAATGTTCCTTCCTCTTAGGTTTTCACTTCCCCATTTTGAAGAATACTAGTCAATTCTTTAGGAAATAATGATATACCAAGATAGGATGGACCCCCCGACCTTTCTCTATTAGGTCACCCATCTCTTTCTCATTATACTAATTATAAATTCCTCTCACCAAACATTCAAAGGCATTTAAGGAAACGAAAATAACAATGTTTCTTGCATTATGATATTGCTTTGTGTTAGTCTGATAAGCCTAAATAACGTAAatcatttaagaaaattattctaaCTAATCTGAATAAGTTGATATGTCATGTGGAAAAGCATAAAAATGGTCAGGTATGTGAAACTaccattgtttaatttttcttgcATCATGATTGTTTTGTGTTAGTGTGATAGCAACACTTTGGATTCCGGTCAGTAAATTATGAATTAGCAAGTTTTACAATACACATCATACGCtattaaaataacataacatgTACGTGTGTAAAGAATTATGCTatcaattttaagataaaataagtGCAACTTAGAAACCACAATTATCAAGTGCCAACTTAGAAACCACGAGTTTTCAATTGCCAACAAGCAAATTCATATTCCAGACTCGTTACTAGTTGCTATTACTAAACACAAAGTTGCCTTGAGCATGCATGTTTCTCTTGTTCTTCGGTCCAACTAGCTAGTGTGGCTGTATTTTCATGATTACATGTTCTTTAGTTTTAAGAATAGCTCCTAGGCTGCATAATTGTTCAACGCGTCCTAGAAGAACCCAAATTGGCTGACATGGATCACAGGTGGAACCACATACATAAAGTAGCGTAGTTAGCTGTATAAGGGGGTATTTTGTCAAGTCATTAGTATAATGTCATAGTTAACATATGTGGGATGATGACAAAGCAGAAGCTTTATGTGATGCATCAAAATAGGTTTAATTAATTGCTGCCATATTAATGGTTTATCTGGTTATACTACTACATCTTGTAATCTCAGATCGAACACAATAATAGAAAATTAGAAATGTCCAAATTGATTGGTGCATGTGCAATGCGCACGAAGGAGCATGGAAACTCAAGACAGGACACTAGCTCCCTTGGGAACCAAGATTAAGGAAAATAATGGCATGTAGCTCACACTCTTAATCAATGAAACGAAAAGGAcagataagaaaattttaaatgtgcAAAACAATTTTGGTATTAAAATTAGGATCTTATTAACCGGTGTCTTATATATaaggaattaaaagataaaaatatttagtataaaaatcataaaaaaatatataaaataatgaataatgtaattttttatcttttaatagaaatattttACTTCTAAGTTCTTCAATTAGTGTTCTAAGAATATGATTATCATTTGGCTTATAACTATATACACGTTTTCTTACAGTGAGAAGTGCGTAGATTACAGTGTGTTTGTTCTCTTTCACAATGTAACGACGGGCCGGGcgagtaaaaaattaattattattatttttccgaTATTAGGAATGGAGAATTCGATCTAGTTCCTTAGATCTTAAATATTagcatttataattaaaattgtattagATGTCTTGGTAAATTTGAACTCAAATTTAACCTGGTTAATGGCATTGCAAGGAATTGAAGAATATGCGATTGTCACATTCTGCACGTTATATTTTCTAGTTGCGGACCAATAACTTGAAAAACTACAATATGCTTTGGGTATACGTACTAAAATTGCTACGGACCAATATTAGTGGTTAAGATTTTCATGTGACATGTGAGAATGTCTTATAAATTTCTAAAATGATTAACG
It includes:
- the LOC100779563 gene encoding adenylate isopentenyltransferase, encoding MRLSILQPHPHPHRIKRWPRIDASSFHRRKDKVVVIMGATGSGKSRLSIDLATLFPSSEIINSDKMQVYRGLDITTNKIPPAQRRGVPHQLLGDVDTEHHGERLIAYLRDRVDDMLNSGMVDELAQFFDQDAARRTGFGLRKAIGVPEFDRFFNKYPPSMGQGDDPLRESAYQEAVRAIKDNTCELAERQIGKIERLKRAGWDLRRIDATEAFRGVLTSGSDVWERQVLEPSVKIVKRFLRE